Sequence from the Fulvivirga ligni genome:
TATTTCAATGTTAATAATGATCGGTATTATCTCAAGATTGCCAGGGTCTTTATTAAATGAGATGTTAGATAGAGGAATGAGCGGTGCTTTATTCTTTGTCTTAGAGATCGTTGCTTTATTCTTCGTAGTAGTTGGTGTTGTGGCTCTTACTCAGGCCACTAGAAGAATACCTATCCAATACGCTAAACAGGTTATTGGAAATAAGCTTTATGGAGGTAAAAGAGATTACATTCCGTTGAAAATTAATGCATCGGGTGTAATGCCTATCATTTTTGCTCAGGCATTGATGTTCATCCCTCCTTTAATTGCCGGTATTTGGAAGGAGAGTGAAGTAGGAGCTTACATTGGTTCTACCTTCTCTAACCCTTATTCATGGCAGTACAATTTGCTTTTCGGTATTTTAATTCTATTATTCACCTTCTTTTATACAGCTATCACAGTTAATCCTAACGATATTGCTGACAACCTTAAAAGAAATGGTGGGTTTATACCAGGAATTAAGCCAGGAAAGCAAACCTCAGAATTTATCGATGAAGTGTTAACTAGAATTACACTTCCTGGATCAATCTTCTTAGCTATTGTAGCTATCCTTCCTGCATTCGCTGTACAAGCGGGTGTAAGTTCTAACTTCTCTCAATTTTACGGTGGTACTTCTTTATTAATTATGGTAGGGGTAATATTAGACACCCTTCAGCAAATTGAAAGTTACCTTCTTATGAGACATTACGAAGGTATGATGAAGTCAGGCAAGGTAAAGGGTAGATCACAAACTGTAGCGGCTTAGTTTATAATATGATTTATTATAAGTCTAGGGAAGAGGTAGAGATAATAAAAGAAAGTGCCCAAATCTTGGGCAAGGCACATGGGGAAGTGGCTAAGGCGGTTAAACCAGGTGTAAAGACAATAGATTTAGATACTATTGCCGAGGAATATATAAGAGACAATGGTGGCGAGCCCTC
This genomic interval carries:
- the secY gene encoding preprotein translocase subunit SecY yields the protein MKKFITTIRNIFSIEDLRVRILNTIGFLIVFRLGSYIVLPGVDPDQLGAGAQGGIFDLLNTFLGGSFKRASIFALGIMPYISASIVIQLLTVAVPYFQKLQKEGESGRKKLTQITRVLTIVITLAQSAGYLATTIPAEAILYSPSFFQVTSMIILVAGTMFCMWLGEKITDKGIGNGISMLIMIGIISRLPGSLLNEMLDRGMSGALFFVLEIVALFFVVVGVVALTQATRRIPIQYAKQVIGNKLYGGKRDYIPLKINASGVMPIIFAQALMFIPPLIAGIWKESEVGAYIGSTFSNPYSWQYNLLFGILILLFTFFYTAITVNPNDIADNLKRNGGFIPGIKPGKQTSEFIDEVLTRITLPGSIFLAIVAILPAFAVQAGVSSNFSQFYGGTSLLIMVGVILDTLQQIESYLLMRHYEGMMKSGKVKGRSQTVAA